ttattctgccatcgcTCAATGGGTGTTTTACCTCGAACATCtttagcccattccctggctatcAAATCTAAGAACCCCTCACGTTCGAACCATGACGTCTCAAAAGAGAAGGTGTTCTTGTTACCCACgtggttcggctcccctgagtccacGAACAATGGGGTATGATTAGATATTCCCCTCGAAAGAGCTTGCACCGTAACCAACGGGaatttttgttcccactccacgcttGCAAGAACCCGATCGAGTTTTTCGTAGGTTGGGTTTGGCATAGCATTGGCCCATGTAAACTTTCGGCCTGagagctctatctctctcagatccaagctttcaataatggtgttgaacatgaaggaccatctgccgtcaaagttgtcattgttcttctcctctcgCCTCcggatgatattgaaatcacctccaACTAAAATCGGTAGTTGTTCTGACCCACAAATTCGAACGAGGTCTGCTAGAAACTCCGCTTTAAACTCGGGCTGcgcggcaccatataccgccaccaaagcccagttaaagCCATCCGTCTTAGACCTAACTCGAAACTTTACCGCAAAGTCACCCATCACTACACTACGGACTTCAAGTGAATCGCATCTCACACCTAGTAAGATACCccccgatcttcctcgcggaggtaggcaatgccaatcgaaatcaataCCACCGAGTGAGGAGAGAAACTGCGGTGCAAAGTTATCTCTACCCGTTTCTGATAGAGCAACAAAATCTAGCTTCTGCTCAAGAGCTGTCTCAGCCAggaatcttcttttagccaagtccttaagacccatgctattccaaaaaattcctctcatagttcatcatggaatttttttgtggttcgaatcctagcactcctacgaactgcgGAATCGGGATAAATCTTCCGTTTCCACTTACGCTTAGGTTTACTAAGCTCAGTCCCTCGTTCCTCATGACCGGGTTCAGAAATATTACTAGCGTCATTCTGTAGGGGCACATCATCTTCCTCAGCGTCATGGTTAGTGGGTGCTAGATCCTCACACAGGCTATCAAGCACTCTAACTCCTAACGCATTTATCTCATCGTCATTCATTGGTTTAACTGCTGCaagattacgaatagtctctaaAGCACGTTCCGCCTCCAGGTCTAATATATCATTCACCGGATTGGTAATTTCACTATCCGTagcacctagtgaaactcctaattggtttgcattatttataatgtcctcattagaaaaatgcaataggGAATTAGACAAGTTGACGGACATACCCGAAGAAAAAGCAGCCtcctgaagcttggccgccctcatagcgcaccgctgctgcatatcGTCCACCTCCGGGACGTCGAGGatgcgagcactcatccgtctcccctcGGAGATAGGGTCCGGGATCCCACCAAACGCGATCACCTCCTCCCTAGTATAACCTGGCACCGAAACTCTAACAGGTGGTGCCGAAGTCACTAGAGAAGGCGTCTGCGGGCTCCCGATCCCCTTGGACGAGTGCCCCACACCAGGCAGTGGGGAGGAGTGTAAGACAGGGGCCTCCTGCCCGCGGTCTCCTCCCGCCCCAACCTGCAGCTCAGACGGGAAAGCCATCGGTGAGGTGGTCCTCCTGACCACCGGAGTAGAGGGTGTAGACCGGGCCTCCTGCCCTGGCGTCCTCCCTCCTGCAGCAGCAGCCACAGTGGTTGCCACCACCGTCGCAGAAGTAGTCGAGGCCGCCTGCCTCGAGGTCCCTCCAGCCGCTGGAGCCGACCCCCTCGGGGCCGATGCCACCGATGATACCTGCATCGACCTCGGGACGGGGGGAGAGAGGACTCCATGTCCCGAACCCCCTCCCCCACACCCCATCGCCCCCGCGATCGCCGACACCGAAGTCGCGCCTGCGGGAGTCTGCAGTCCAAGAGAGCCATCACCGTGCCTCCACACCGCCTCGCCTCCCAAAGAACTCTCCTGACGAGCAACAGACACATCAATCTCCCTCTCAAACTCCAGTGAAGGAAGCGTGTGCTCAAGATCATCACCCGACTCCACCCTGTCACTCCAAAGCCTGGGAGGTGCCAAGGCTGGCTCGAAAGACCCAAAACGCAGAGTAGTCATGGGTACCGCCGGTGAGACTGTGGGCTCAGCCTCCGATCCATTCCCGGCCGACTGAGCATGAGAACCGTTGGATCCCTCTCGCATGGTCTCATCTGACGGTGCCCCCTTAGTCCCCGCACCACCCTCTCGGTCGTGCATGTCAACATCATTGGCGTTAACCGCATCATCAAATAAGTCGGTGTCCTCGAACTCAATATCTAGCGGGAACACCTCGCCCTTATAAGTCCAGTTGACCTTATCAGACACATACTCAATATCCAGAATGCTTACAAGAATCCGGGCAATCCCATTGGCACGAGTGAAAGTCATGTCTACTTTTTCTGTTTTTCCAACCAGGATTCCCAAACTGGCCACAACACGAGCATCCTGCAGAGGCTTAGATGGAGCCCCCAAAAACCACAGCCATACCTGTGTAAGCGGTTTTCCTTTAGGCTCAACCTGTTTCCACTCGTTAAACTCCAGAATACACTTAGTACCGGGAACTTTACACAAGCCAAAACTTAACAATCTCTGCAAGTCATCGACAGATGGGAAATCAACCTTAAAAACTCTGTCCTCGATGAGCACCAACTCCCAAACAAAATCACCGGGAGCTAACTCCTGCAACCTCCTCACAATCTGTGCCTCAGTCACCTCGCCCTGGGTCGCTCTCACAATCCCAGTAGTCGAACTCTGGTTATCCTCCGGGACCTCTCTCGCCTCCGGGGACTCAAAAAACATGAGCTCAGCACAGTAGACTCCATAGATGTTCAGAGTCGGAGGCAAGTCACGCAAAATCGGGCACTCTCCCGATTCATGTGCAAGCTTGCCACATGACTCACACAGCTGGGCCACACACTCAGCAATGAAGTGGCCCTTGTCGCCACAACGATAACAAATCATCCTCTCCTTCTTACGAGCATACTTGGACGCCCTCTCTGCATCAGACCTGTCGGCAGCCTCATCCACCGTCCCAGCCTCAGAAACCTCAACATTGGCCAACTCCTTCACCACCTCCATCGCCTGTGGAGGGAGCTCTGAGGAATGCTGAGTCTCCTCCGTAGCATCTGTAGGAACAGGCACCCTAGGTGGTggtgggcggcaaaatctcccacgACCCCAGCTCCGACCACCACGGTTACCACGATAACCTCCTCTCTGACGATGATCCGGACCGGAAGCCCCCTCAACGAAACCGCCGGCCGGCCCAAGAAACGGTCTCTCGGCCGACCCGTCGCTCTGCCAAGCGTAACCACGCCCTCCTCCCGTAGACGAGGATCCGCGGTGCTGTCCCTCAACGTACCCGTCGTCCCCCCACTGGCCTCGGGGCGGAACATTAGGCTCTTTATTGTTCGACTGAGGCTGGGTGGACCTGTTCTGCACCGGCCTAGCAACATAATGCGGTGGTGGTTTTCCTGTGGTTGCCGGCACGCCTCCACCATGCCGATGTCCGGCGCTGCGGCCAGCCGGCCCATCTCCAGCAGTACCCGGCGCGGGAGGTCTAGGTCCCCCTCTACCCGCAGCATGGGGAGCAAGGGGCGGCGCCACTGTTGCTCTCCCGACCCCCCTTCCGGCAGTATTAGTTGCGGGCACCGAGGCCGGTACCGTCGACTTCAAGCCTCCCTTCCCAAGAGCCGGCTGCGAAGGGGATGGTCCCGGAGGCGGCGCACCCCCGGGGGGTACACCTCGTCCCGCGGCACCAGCCGCGCTGCCACCTCCCGCCGGCGGCCTTTGGCCATTCTGCGTCAGACCTCCCCATCCGGCGGTCGCTGCCGGCGGGGGAGCCGCCCCACCCCGACCTGCAGCGCCTGACGAGGCACGCTTCGCTGGCGGTGGAGCCTCCCCTCGACCTGCCATGGCCGGCCAGGGCTGGATGAGCCTCGCTCGTCAATCCCCGCAAGACGGGAAACCCTTCGTGCCTGTCTTGCAAACCCTAGACGGCGGCACACGGACGAGGGGCACAAAGCGGTCGACGTACGTGCATGCGCTCTCTACGGGCCGAGGGGACAGGACGCAGCTCTCCTGGGGAGATCTTGTTTGTTATATGAGAAAAATCTAGATATAACCATGTTTTAATATTGCGATGTTGGTCATTTATCATAACCCTGCAATCCTACGACACAAACTGGTTTTGTTTTCTCGACTGGAGGTACCACCTTTTTTTCGAAATCGACAGACTTTAGTAGTGGATGTATCCACTAACCATTCTGGAAATAATTGATTTATATGAAACATCACATGAATGTATGTGGCTTTGCAGAATGATGAAGTTTGGTGAAAGTTCGCGTGGGATTAATTGGTAGGAATCATCCTtcattatctatgaagataatgttGATGCATGCATGTTATAAAGAGCAACATTAGAATCCGTATTGGTCCGAAACATTTTAACCACTGAGTTCCAAAAACATGAGGTAAATATTTTGTAAATGAAGCCATGTGATAATCTTAGTGTTTTGTTCACAAAGTCTTTACCAAATTCTTTATTCCAAAATATATATTAACGGAATTAGTATGAGCTGATTTTTTTTATTTGCAAGGTTAAGGGGAAGTGTGCCCCTGAACGACAACCCGTTTGAAATCTTTGGGATCTTTGATATTGCACTCTTTTTCTTTATGAGTTAGTTTTTTCGGGATGGTTTCTCATAGAAGGGTTTTAATGAGACAATAGTAATATCGCATTGTGATATGTcatcttctttttatttttttactgaATTTTTGAAAGGAATTTCTTATGGCATATTATGTATATATTCATTGGTTTTGTTTTACACCAGTTTCCATTATGCAAAATCCAAACGTTCACACCGATTAGCTGCCGAAGCGAGCAGTAACGAGCACGCCCACACGGGGCAGAGTGCGCACCCGAATTGCCACGCTGTCGGCCGTACAAGCCGACGGCGTCGCGTCCGCCCTCTTCCGTCCCCTGCTGAAACGGGTGCTGATGGCCGACCCATCCGCGGGCGCCACGTGCCTGACGCCGTCAGTATTCAGTCGCTCGTACGGATGACCGTGGCATTTTTTTTTAAACTCCGGCCTCTTTATTAGATCAAATAACCGTTACATCATCCACCAGCCACCTTACAATAGATGGGTGGTTCCTCGACCCCAGCGAGGGTGGGTTTGAAACCGCTAGCCTAGCTAGCTCATGAGAGACACAATTTGCCTCCCTAGGGCAATGGACAAAAGACACCGAAGTATAACCTGCTATCAATACAATGCAATCTGCATAAATTGATGCCGCTCCTGTCGCCGTGAATCCACCCAAGTTCATCGTGTTGATCACTTCCAGGCAATCCGCCTCCACCACCAGCTTGGTCACGCCCACCTGTtgcgccagtaggagcccatgtctCAAAGCATATGCTTCTGCTGTTGCCGCGTCCGCCACATGCTTAAGTTTTTCATTGGACGCCGCTATGAATCCCCCTCTGTCATCCCTCGGCACTGCCCCGACTGCTCCATTGAGAGTTTCTACATGGAAGGCTGCGTCAACATTGAGCTTAACACATCCCTCCATAGGCTTGTTCCATCGTTCCTTCTTTACCCCCATCTTCTTCGTCCTTGCATGCGTATAATTTGCAGCTAGGGCTGATATTGACAAAGCCGACCGAGCTGGCGATTGAACCTCTTCTCCATGGACTAGTTGCCTTCTCTCCCACCATACATACCATATCCTGACGAGGATTAATGTTTGTGCGCTCACATCTGGAAGCAGGCTTCCTCTCGTCGGCATACATAAAATATGGTCCAAAACTGATGAACCAGCTCCGTCCACATTACTTGCCTCCTCCACAAATCCATCTAGTTTTAGACACCTCCATATTTCCGCCGCTCTTGGGCAAGTAAATAGCGCATGCTTGATATCCTCACATCCGCCTGCACACATTGGACCGTGGCACTTATGTAAGGGAACGCGTGGACTTTTTTGCCACCAAAGGTTTTCCAAGCCAAATGCCGAGTAGTATTTATTGCCCGGCGAGGTGACTGATTTTGCCCGCGCTCTCTGTACCTCGCTCCGTTCCACCAAGAGGAGCGCGTCCGTTCCAGCAGGCACCCACTTGGCGACCTCCATCCGACCCCACCGTAGAGGTAAAGAAATTGCAGGCTCCCCCGTATTCGATCTCCATGGGGACTGGCTTGTCCCAGTCCGACGGCAACGGCGTGGAGGTCAACGCCATGCGCGACCTGGAGATCGGTCAATCCACCATAATCAACATGATGCGGTCCGTGATACCGTGTGCTTCGCCGCCGGCGGTAGCGCATCTGGAGCGAGCGCTGTGGGGGCTGGGCTCCCTCACCCTTGTCCTGGCCCTCACCACCGTGCTTCACCTGCCGGCCGCCGGACCTGTCTTCGCCCGCTACAAGGCAGCATACTATGCTATCCTTGCCTTTGTCCTCTTCGTAGCCGTGCCGGTGGAGCTGGCCACCGCCTTCTGCCTGCCGCGCTGCACCGACGGCCGCCGCCTCATCGCCTTCGCCAGGGGCCTCCTGCCCTGCGCTTACGTGCTGCTACTCGTCGTCATCTCCGTGGGTGGGTTCGTACCCTTTAAGCTCTGATCTTACCTACTGTACTGCAGGGTTCCTTTGTATTCTGTCAAAATTCGCTGGTGCTGTCAGTGCTTATCTACTTAGTTATTTCTTGGTACATGTGCACTAGATAGGTTCTGTTTCTGGATACTCTGGAACTGGGAGATATGTTGTGTTAGCGAATGTGAGTCTGTATGTCACGGTCCTGTCCTCGATCTGCAAACGATTAAGTCCTTGTCATGTTGTTTGTCCATGTGTCCCATATATGCACTCTTCTTCCTCGTATCGCATCCATACGAGGATGCGTTTGTCGAAATGAATTTCATGTCTGGCTCTGCTTTGCCTGAGTGTAATTTTTGTGTGAACTGAGCAGGCCTTAGTCTTAAGAAACAGGGCAACTTCTGTATGCTTGCTTATTAGTGTTTGAATTGGAAGTGGAATGATTGGGCACAAGTTAGGTTGACTTCTCATCAGATAGCTTCGTTTTGAGTACATACGTTTTACCTTTTGGTGTTTCAGTTCTGCAATTGAATGAGTGTGTCGAGCTTTGATCGAAGCTGGTAATTAATTATTAGCAGAACTGTGAACAACTACACAGTAGCCTGGTATTGGTTTCAGATTGTTTTGGGTGCATCAATTGGCCTGTTATTGAATTCAGATTGTTTTGACTGCATTAATTGGCCTGGTATTAGATTCAGATTGTTTGAGTACACACTAATTGGCCTAGTAATTAGATCCAGATCTCAGGTGTATGTGTTGAGTAATGCTATCGATCTAAGGGACAACTGAACGAGCAACCCCTGCTCTTATGCATGTGAATTTTGACCTGTGCCATCGTTAGTAACGCTGCTCATGTGCTACATGTAGTATATTTTCTGTTTCTCTTACTCCTGTATAACAGTTAATTTATTGCTTGAATGGAATTTATTGATAGAGCATTTTTCATGGAACTGACGTGCTTGCCCTGTTTGCTGATTCAGGAATGCTGTTCTTGGAAGTTAGTCTTGTAGCATTTCTACTTCAAGGAAATGAAGCCAGTGGTTATGGTGTCTTTGTCGCGCAACCTTAATTTGTTACCTCTGGAGCTGTAGCCAGTGCTGATGTATTGCTCAAGGTATGTTACTGCCCAGTCTTTATATATGATGTGGACAGAGTTTTCACAATTCTGTGATATCCTTGCttctttctatatatatatatatatatatatatatatatatatatatatatatatatatatatatatatatatatatatatatatacggctgCGCTATTGTAAGCGAGCGCGTATAATGCCTTAGCGTGCGCTCCGGCCTAATCGGGCGGGCGGGTCGCACCAGGAGTAGGCACATTTGTGGTAAAAGGGTTTGTAAGNNNNNNNNNNNNNNNNNNNNNNNNNNNNNNNNNNNNNNNNNNNNNNNNNNNNNNNNNNNNNNNNNGTTTGTAAGAAAAAGTAACAGACTTAATTTGGTTACCATGCATTGTTCGCGACGTCCTGATTCGTAGGTCGCTAATTTTTTGTAGTAATATAGATAGAAGAGATGGTAATGGATGAGAATTGTTTACCAAGCAATGAGATGGTTCGATCCCTTGGTCTGGTCAACATAGTAAATCAATTCCATTATGTAGTAACGAATTACTACATGACTTGTTAGCAGTAAAAAGGATGGAGTGGGTGGTAATAATGAAACAAATTGTTTTACCAACGAACAAATTAGAGATGCTTATATCCTAATGTGCATGGTAAACATAGTAAAACTAGGCTGCTATGTAGTAACGCATTACTGCATGTGCCTTTTGTTGAAAAATAACGACCCTGCTCTGTTAACACATTACTCC
Above is a window of Triticum dicoccoides isolate Atlit2015 ecotype Zavitan chromosome 5B, WEW_v2.0, whole genome shotgun sequence DNA encoding:
- the LOC119312883 gene encoding uncharacterized protein LOC119312883, with amino-acid sequence MGTGLSQSDGNGVEVNAMRDLEIGQSTIINMMRSVIPCASPPAVAHLERALWGLGSLTLVLALTTVLHLPAAGPVFARYKAAYYAILAFVLFVAVPVELATAFCLPRCTDGRRLIAFARGLLPCAYVLLLVVISVGMLFLEVSLVAFLLQGNEASGYGVFVAQP